Genomic DNA from Peribacillus simplex:
TTTGCTCATCATAAAAAAGGAAGGAGGGGTCCATCCCCTTCCTTCTTTTTTATACATAATACATGAAAGTTACCAAAATGGCGGTGATCATTATGCCCGGAAGCAGATTTGCCACCCTTATTTTGGTCAGGCCGATAATATTCAAACCAATCGCCAAAATCATGACTCCCCCAGTTGCCGTCATTTCCAATATGAAGGAATCCATTAAAGCAGTTGGAATCATCGTATTGATCTGCCTTGAAAAAATCGCTATGAATCCCTCATAAAGAATGACCGGAAATGCTGAAAAAAGTACACCTATGCCAAGCGTACTGGCGAGGACCAATGCTGTAAAGCCATCAATGATCGCTTTTGTTATCAAAACATCATGATCATTCCGGATACCGCTATCCAGGGCACCGATGATGGCCATCGCCCCAATGCCAAATATGAGTGTAGCCGTTACAAATCCCTGAGATATCGAAATTCCTTCCTTCGCTTTCATCCTGCGTTCAAGCCAATTGCCTAATGAATTTAACCTGGCCTCAAGATTCATCCATTCACCCAGGACAGCCCCTCCGACAATACTTAAAATGACAACAAGGAAATTATCGCTTTTAAAGCCCATCTGCAAACCTAAGACCATGACGGCCAAACCGATACCGCTCATGACCGTTTCTTTTATCTTTTCAGGTATATGTTGTAAAAACCTTCCTAAAATCGAACCGATTAAAATGCAGGCACCATTCACCAAAGCCCCTAATAATACCATCTCATCCACCTAATTTTCTGCATATGTCGTCACGATCTTTTCATAAGGTGATCTAAGAGGAAATGTTCTCTTGATCGATCAAGTTCAAAATTCTCTCTAAATCCTCTTTTGAAAAGAATTCTATTTCTATTTTTCCTTTTTTCTTGCTTTGTTTTATCGTTACGCTCGTTCCTAGTCTTTCACGCAAACTTGTCTCCCGTTGCTTTATGAAGATATCTTTTTTTTCCTGTTTCTTATGTTTAGTTTCACGTGAAACGGTATCATTCAATTGATGTATATATTGCTCTAGCTGCCTGACATTCATTCCTTCTTTGAGGATTTTATCCGCTACGGGCTTAAGCATCTCTTTTTTCTTTAAACCTAGCAATGCCCGGCCATGCCCCATGGAAATTTCCCCTTCGGAGATATATCTCCTAATCTCTTCAGGCAAAGATAGCAATCTAACATGGTTTGCTATATGGGGTCGGCTTTTACCCAGCCGATTGGCCAATTGCTCTTGGGTGAATTCCAATTTTTCAAGAAGCGTTTGATAAGCGACAGCCTCCTCGATCGGATTCAAGTCTTCCCGTTGCAGGTTTTCCAAAATCGCCAGTTCCATCATCTGCTGTTCGCTCAATTTCCTCACAACGACCGGAACTGTCTTTAAACCAGCTTCCTTGGCAGCACGGTAACGCCTTTCCCCAGCCACGATTTCATATCCCTTAATGCTTTCCCGGGCAATAATCGGCTGTAATATCCCATGTTCCATGATGGATTGCTTTAATTCCTCTATAGCTTCAAGCCGAAAACTCTTTCGGGGCTGATAAGGATTTGGCCTTAATTCCCTTAATTTGATTTCTCGCACGATTTCATCTTTACTGATCTCCCCATTGTTGAAAAGTGCGTTAAGTCCTTTGCCAAGTCCTTTAGCCATTTGATACCACTTCCTTTGCCAGTTCTAGATAGACCTCCGCCCCTCGTGACTTTGGATCATATATAATTATCGGTTCTCCATGGCTCGGCGCTTCACTCAATCGGACATTGCGGGGAATGATGGTTTGATAGACTTTATCCTGAAAGTATTTTTTGACTTCTTCTATGACCTGGAGACCTAGATTCGTTCTTGCATCCAACATCGTCAATAGCACACCCTCGATTTTCAAATCATGGTTCAAATGCTTTTGGACGAGGCGGACCGTATTCAATAGTTGACTCAACCCCTCCAATGCATAATATTCACATTGTACCGGAATCAAAACTGCATCGGCGGCCGTTAAGGCATTAAGCGTAAGCAAACCCAATGATGGAGGGCAGTCAATCACAATGTAATCGTATTGGCCCTGCACCTCTTCTAATGCCCTTTTTAATCGGACTTCCCTTGAGATGGTTGGAACAAGCTCAATTTCCGCACCTGCAAGTTGAATTGTCGCAGGTATGGCATATAGGTTTTCCACCTTTGTTTCCATGATGACGGTACTGGCCTCGACATCATCAACCAATACATCATAAATACATTGTTCCACATCCGCTTTATCAATACCTGCACCGCTTGTCGCATTCCCCTGCGGGTCAATATCGACCATTAAGACTTTCTGTCCTATGTATGCAAGACAAGCACTTAAACTGACAGAAGTTGTCGTTTTTCCAACACCGCCCTTTTGATTGGCAATGGCGAGAATCTTACCCACGAATTCACCCGCTTTCAACTATCTTCATCACGCTTTTATCTATTGATTTTTACCCTAAATCCATTTATTTCTTTCTATTTTATCATGAATGTTACTGGAAGAAATCGTTTTCTTAAATTCCTCTTAAAATTTGAAATGTATCTAAAAGCATAAAAAATCCGGGAAAAGTTGAATGTTTTTAAGGGCGAAATACCAGTTTTGGCGCGAAAAAAAGCTTGGTAATCGAAGACTACCAAGCGGGTAAGGATAAGGAATCAAGTTTTTTTCTTGGGTATTTTAATCGTGAACTGATAATACTCCTCGAATTCTTCTTCCTCTGCATCCAAGTTTATTCCATTGTCTGTAACCATATTGAGTGATTGGCGTATGGTATTCACGGCAATCCTCATGTCTTTACTAAACGCTTTTCGCTTAGGTTTCGGCTTCTGCACAGTACCCGTCAAGAGCTTGACGACCTGCTCTTCGGTCTGTTTGACGTTTAACCCTTTTTCGATGATTTCCAAAAGCAGTTTAAGCTGCTTTTCAGGACTCTTCAACGGTATCAACGAGCGGGCATGGCGTTCCGTAATTTGCTTTTGAAGAAGTGCATCCTGAACCTCCTGGGGCAGCTTAAGCAGCCGAAGCTTATTCGCCACGGTAGATTGACCTATTCCCAGTCTTTGTGCCAGAGCTTCTTGTGTTAAACTATGCAGTTCCAATAGTTTTCCATAAGCCAAAGCTTCTTCAATCGGTGTCAGTTCTTCACGCTGAAGATTTTCTATCAGCGCAACGGAAGCCGTTTCTGTATCGGTGAAATCTTTGATTATAGCGGGTGCCAATTCCCAGCCAAGCTTTTGCATGGCTCGGAAACGACGCTCACCTGCAATGATTTCATACTTTCCCTGACCATAAGCCCTTACTACAATTGGTTGAATGATCCCATGTGTATGGATCGTTTGAGCCAATTCGGCAATTTTATCGTCATTAAAAACGGTCCTTGGTTGAAATCGATTAGGCACAATATCAGAAATGGAAATTTTTCTTATCTCTTCATTATTATTGCTAGGTGTCTCCATCTCTAGTTGCTCTTCTTCTTTTTCGCCAAACCCAAAGAACCGCGAAAAAGGATGCTTCATCTTCCTACACCACCTTTTAAAACTCCCAAATAACATATTCTCTATTTAAAGGACAAGTCCTGCATACATTTCCCGACATGGTTATACATATGGCCCTTCACGGTAAAAAACATGTCGACTGGCGCCATCAAGGCAATAATTAGGAATGGACGGCCAGTTATTATAAATATCGGCCGGCTTTCACAAAATTATTTCCCTGAATCAGCCAGCACAGGGCACAAGTTTTGACATGTACCGAAAATGCCTTCTTGTTGCAGTATCGAGTGAAAATAATAAGGTCATACATTTATAGTAAAAGAAAATAAGGGCAAGTACCAGCCATATATATTTGAATCATCTACGCTTACTATGAATACTTACTCATCGTACAGATGTTATTCAATAGGCTGCTTGTTCGGTGTCCCTGGTTTTCTCGGGTATTTTTTAGGAGTCTTCTTCACTTTTTTTACAGTAATGATGTTTCTTTCGCTATTTTCCTCTGGCAATGTGAAAGGATGAATTTCTTCAATTTTTCCGCCTAACGTAAAAATGGCCTTCTTCCCTGTGTCCATTTCATCTTGTGCACTAGCCGCTTTCATGGCAATGAACGTCCCATCCAGTTTAACGAGCGGCAAACATAGTTCACTTAAAACGGACATCCTGGCTACTGCCCTTGCCATGACAATATCATAGGATTCGCGATGCTCCTGTTTTTGGGCGAAGGTTTCCGCCCGGTCATGATAGAAGGAAACTCCCTTTAATTGCAAGGAATCCGCAAGGTGATTCAAAAAAGAAATTCGCTTATTCAAGGAATCCACAATCGAGACGTGGATATCAGGGAAACAAATCTTCAATGGAATACTCGGAAATCCAGCTCCAGCCCCAACATCGCAAATTCGATATGATTTGTTAAAGTCAAAATAGAAGGCTGCACTGATTGAATCATAAAAATGCTTAAGATAAACTTCTTCTTTATCAGTGATGGCTGTTAAGTTCATCTTTTCGTTCCATTCCACCAATAATCGATAATAAGTGTCAAACTGATCAAGCTGTCGAGGAGAAAGCTCGACCCCTTTCTCCAGCAGTGCTTGTTGGAACTGTTCAATATTCATGTCTTTTCAATCCTTTTCGGGTATTTCCATTACTGAGATACTCTGGCAATCTTTCCTTGTTCCAAATAAACAAGCAAAATGGAAACATCAGCGGGATTCACACCGGAAATTCTTGAAGCCTGAGCCACTGATAGCGGGTGGACCTGCTTTAATTTTTGACGTGCTTCCGTTGCAAGTCCAGAAATTGCATCATAATCGATATTCTCTGGAATCTTTTTATTCTCCATTTTTTTCAGGCGATCGACTTGCTGCAAGGATTTTTCGATATATCCTTCATACTTGATCTGGATTTCGACCTGTTCCGTCACTTCATCGCTCAGTTCGACATCACTTGGCGCCAACTTCTGAATATGGGAATAATCCATTTCAGGCCGTTTCAATAAATCGGAGGCCCGGATTCCATCCTTTAACTCACTGCCGCCACTTGCAGTAATGACTTCTTGTACCTCTTTGGTCGGTTTGATGAAGTTTGATTTCAGTCGTTCCTTTTCCATTTCAACCGCTTCTTTTTTCATAAGGAATCGATTGTAGCGTTCTTCTTTGATCATTCCGATATTGAATCCAATTTCCGTTAAGCGTAAATCGGCATTATCATGACGCAATAATAAACGATATTCTGCACGTGAAGTCAGCAATCGGTATGGTTCATTCGTGCCTTTCGTTACAAGGTCATCAATGAGAACACCAATATAGGCATCCGAACGGCTTAAAATAAGTTCTTCTTTCCCCATTGCATTCAATCCTGCATTAATACCGGCCATTAATCCTTGTCCTGCCGCTTCCTCATAGCCGGATGTCCCGTTAATCTGGCCAGCAGTATAAAGATTTTTGATTTTCTTCGTTTCAAGTGTAGGCCATAGCTGGGTAGGAACGATGGCATCATATTCAATTGCATATCCAGCACGCATCATTTCCGCCTTTTCAAGTCCTGGAATTGTTTGCAGGATTTTCACTTGTACATCTTCAGGCAGGCTTGTAGATAAACCTTGCACATAAACTTCCTTTGTATTGCGACCTTCAGGTTCCAGGAATATTTGATGCCTTGGTTTATCATTAAAACGGACGACTTTATCTTCAATCGATGGACAATAACGCGGCCCAGTTCCTTTAATCATTCCCGAATACATTGGTGAACGGTGTAGATTCTCATCAATGAGCTGATGTGTCCCCTCATTCGTATACGTTAACCAGCATGGCAATTGATCCGTTATGAACTTTGTCGTTTCATAAGAAAATGCACGCGGCACTTCATCGCCAGGCTGAATTTCCGTTTTGCTGTAATCTATGGAAGAACTATTCACGCGTGGCGGCGTTCCTGTTTTAAAACGGACCAAATCAAATCCTAACTGCTCCAAATGTTCAGAAAGCCTGATGGAAGGCTGCTGATTATTAGGGCCGCTTGAATACTTCAGTTCCCCTAAAATGATTTCACCGCGTAAATATGTTCCAGTCGTGATTACGACAGTCTTCGCACGGTACACCGCGCCTGTTTTAGTGATGACACCCGTGCATACGTTGTTTTCAACAATTAATTCCTCTACCATTCCTTGAATCAATGTTAAATTTTCTTGGTCTTCTATCGTCTTTTTCATTTCTTGTTGATAGAGAAATTTATCTGCCTGCGCCCGTAATGCACGAACAGCCGGACCTTTGGCCGTATTGAGCATTCTCATTTGAATATGGGTCTTGTCGATATTTTTTCCCATTTCTCCGCCTAAAGCGTCAATTTCCCTAACGACTATCCCTTTTGCCGGCCCACCAACGGAGGGATTGCATGGCATGAAGGCGACCATATCCAAGTTAATGGTGATCATCAACGTTTTAGCTCCGACTCTTGCCGATGCAAGGCCTGCCTCACTGCCAGCATGACCGGCACCAATAACAATGACATCATAGTTACCTGCTTCGTACTGCATATCCATTTCCTCCTTTTACGTTTATTTTCCTAAACAAAATTGAGAGAACAATTGGTTGATCAAATTATCCTGCACGCTTTCGCCAATGATTTCTCCAAGTAGCTCCCATGCTTTCGTGAAATCGATTTGAACCAAATCAACCGGTGTACCCATTTCAATAGCATCGATTGCATCTTCGATAGATTGTAATGCCTGTCCCAGCAAAGCTATATGCCTGGCATTGGAAACATAGGTCAGGTCTCCCGTTTCTAAAGAACCCTCGAAAAATAAAGAAGCGATGGCTTCTTCCAATTCATCGACCCCTCGATCCTCCAGTAATGAAGTCGTAACAACTTTATGGGATGCCGCCTTTTCCTTTACCTCTGACATATCGATTTTTTGTGGAAGGTCGGTTTTATTGATGATAACGATGACATCCATACCCTCAACCGCTTGAAATAGTTTCTCATCTTCAGTAGTGAAATCATCGGAATAATTCAATACAAGCAATATTAAATCAGCCTCTTTTAATACTGCACGGGACCGCTCAACTCCAATACGTTCGACGATATCCTCCGTTTCGCGAATTCCTGCCGTATCGACAAGTTTAAGCGGTACACCGCGAACATTGACATACTCTTCGATTACGTCACGTGTTGTACCCGGAATATCAGTGACGATCGCTTTATTTTCATGAACTAAGCTGTTAAGCAAAGAAGATTTCCCGACATTAGGACGCCCTATGATAACGGTCGCAAGCCCATCCCGGAGTATTTTACCCTGTTGGGCCGTGTGAAGCAGTTTCTCTATTTCATTCTTCACATAACTGCCCTTTTCCAAAAATAAACGATGCGTCATTTCCTCGACATCATCATATTCCGGATAATCTATATTTACCTCGACTTGAGCGAGGGTCTGTAAAATTTCTTGACGCAGGTTTTGGATTAATTTCGAAAGCCTGCCTTCCATTTGACCTAATGCAACATTCATGGCTTTATCCGTTTTAGCCCGGATTAAATCCATAACGGCCTCAGCTTGAGAGAGGTCGATCCTGCCATTCAAAAAAGCCCGTTTCGTAAATTCACCAGGTTCCGCTAAACGAGCACCTTGTGAAAGAATAAGCTGCAATACCCGATTGACCGAAACGATACCACCATGACAATTTATTTCAACTACATCTTCTCTTGTAAATGTCTTAGGACCCATCATGACCGAAACCATGACTTCCTCTATGATTTCACCTGTTTTGGGCTGGATAAGGTGGCCATAATGAATCGTATGTGATTTCACTCCAAGCAATCCTTTTCCACCTGGTCCCTTAAAGATCGTATCGGCTATTTCTATGGCCTCATCACCGCTGATTCTAACGATGGCGATTGCCCCTTCCCCTAAGGGAGTAGAGATAGCGGTGATTGTATCGAATTCCATGCTTTCACCTCTTATATATTGATGGTTCTATTTTTTTCTATTATAAAATCGTCGAATCCCTAAATTACTACAATACCACAGTATATTCATGAAAAAAAGTAGATACTCCTCCCCTATAAGAGTTATCCACATGCAATTAATCCATATTCTGTAACATCTATTCTAACTTATCCACATGTGAATAACAAATGTCGCCCACGTTCCTTTCTTCCCTTCCCTTTACGAATCAAGAGAATATAAAAAGAAATTTGTCAGTTATTGTTGAATGGTTACTTTGAAAAAAAATTCGACACACAACGGTTTCATGGCCTAAAAAAAGAACCCCTGCTTAAAAGCAGAAGGTTCATTTAACTGGAGTAATGACCAAGTGGCGATATGGCTCAGTCCCACTTGAAGTTGTTTTTATTTTTGGATAATCCAAGAGGGCATTATGGATGACCTTACGTTCATAGGATGGCATCGGCTCGAGTGAAACAGCTTTACCTGTTTTCATGGCTTTATTTGCCATTCTTTCAGCCAACTGGATTAAAGTGTCATTGCGGCGATTCCGATAATCTTCTGCATCTACAGTAATATTCAAAAACTGCTTCGAATACCGATTTGCAACAAGCTGCGCTAAATACTGAAGTGAATTTAGTGTTTGACCCCTTTTTCCAATCAATAATGCAATTTTATCACCTGATAAATGGAATGTTACGTTCTTCCCTTTACGGGTGACATCAATTTGTGCATCGACTCCCATTTCCACGCTGACATTCTTCAAAAACCCAAGTGTCTCTTCAATGGGATCTGCAGGCAATGTCACATGGACAATGGCCTTCCTTGCACCAAATAAACCAAAAAATCCTTTTTTGCCCTCATCTTCTATTTCAATCTCCACGCGATCTTTAGTGCTGTTCAGTTGAGCTAAAGCTAAATTTACTGCTTCTTCGACAGATTGTCCTGTAGCAGTTACCTTTTTCACTTTTTCTTTGCCCCTCCCGCGTTTTCCGCAGCTGCTTTTCTAAGATCCGGACCTTTGATGAAATATGTTTGAACGATACCAAAAAGGTTACCAACTACCCAGTAAAGAGAAAGAGCAGCGGGGAAATTAATAGCAAAAACAACAATCATGATTGGCATGATGTAAAGCATCATCGTCATTTGTGCCGCCATTTGTGGATTGGAGTTCATTCCAGCCATGGACATTTTTTGCTGAATAAAAGTCGTGATACCTGCAACGACCGGTAAAATATAATAAGGATCCGGGGAACCTAAATCAAACCAAAGAAAACTATGTAAAGCAATTTCTTCCGTACGGCTGATTGCATGGTAAAATCCGATCAAAATCGGCATTTGCACCAATATCGGCAA
This window encodes:
- the mnmE gene encoding tRNA uridine-5-carboxymethylaminomethyl(34) synthesis GTPase MnmE, which codes for MEFDTITAISTPLGEGAIAIVRISGDEAIEIADTIFKGPGGKGLLGVKSHTIHYGHLIQPKTGEIIEEVMVSVMMGPKTFTREDVVEINCHGGIVSVNRVLQLILSQGARLAEPGEFTKRAFLNGRIDLSQAEAVMDLIRAKTDKAMNVALGQMEGRLSKLIQNLRQEILQTLAQVEVNIDYPEYDDVEEMTHRLFLEKGSYVKNEIEKLLHTAQQGKILRDGLATVIIGRPNVGKSSLLNSLVHENKAIVTDIPGTTRDVIEEYVNVRGVPLKLVDTAGIRETEDIVERIGVERSRAVLKEADLILLVLNYSDDFTTEDEKLFQAVEGMDVIVIINKTDLPQKIDMSEVKEKAASHKVVTTSLLEDRGVDELEEAIASLFFEGSLETGDLTYVSNARHIALLGQALQSIEDAIDAIEMGTPVDLVQIDFTKAWELLGEIIGESVQDNLINQLFSQFCLGK
- the rsmG gene encoding 16S rRNA (guanine(527)-N(7))-methyltransferase RsmG, which gives rise to MNIEQFQQALLEKGVELSPRQLDQFDTYYRLLVEWNEKMNLTAITDKEEVYLKHFYDSISAAFYFDFNKSYRICDVGAGAGFPSIPLKICFPDIHVSIVDSLNKRISFLNHLADSLQLKGVSFYHDRAETFAQKQEHRESYDIVMARAVARMSVLSELCLPLVKLDGTFIAMKAASAQDEMDTGKKAIFTLGGKIEEIHPFTLPEENSERNIITVKKVKKTPKKYPRKPGTPNKQPIE
- a CDS encoding ParA family protein — encoded protein: MGKILAIANQKGGVGKTTTSVSLSACLAYIGQKVLMVDIDPQGNATSGAGIDKADVEQCIYDVLVDDVEASTVIMETKVENLYAIPATIQLAGAEIELVPTISREVRLKRALEEVQGQYDYIVIDCPPSLGLLTLNALTAADAVLIPVQCEYYALEGLSQLLNTVRLVQKHLNHDLKIEGVLLTMLDARTNLGLQVIEEVKKYFQDKVYQTIIPRNVRLSEAPSHGEPIIIYDPKSRGAEVYLELAKEVVSNG
- a CDS encoding ParB/RepB/Spo0J family partition protein, whose product is MAKGLGKGLNALFNNGEISKDEIVREIKLRELRPNPYQPRKSFRLEAIEELKQSIMEHGILQPIIARESIKGYEIVAGERRYRAAKEAGLKTVPVVVRKLSEQQMMELAILENLQREDLNPIEEAVAYQTLLEKLEFTQEQLANRLGKSRPHIANHVRLLSLPEEIRRYISEGEISMGHGRALLGLKKKEMLKPVADKILKEGMNVRQLEQYIHQLNDTVSRETKHKKQEKKDIFIKQRETSLRERLGTSVTIKQSKKKGKIEIEFFSKEDLERILNLIDQENISS
- the spoIIIJ gene encoding YidC family membrane integrase SpoIIIJ — protein: MKKRILLIIGLASIMMLLAGCTEIKEPITAESEGFWNSYIVYPLSALIIWLSEAFGENYGLGIIGVTLIIRLALLPLMIKQVKSSKAMQAIQPEMKELQAKYSSKDAATQQKLQQETMALFSKYNVNPLAGCLPILVQMPILIGFYHAISRTEEIALHSFLWFDLGSPDPYYILPVVAGITTFIQQKMSMAGMNSNPQMAAQMTMMLYIMPIMIVVFAINFPAALSLYWVVGNLFGIVQTYFIKGPDLRKAAAENAGGAKKK
- the mnmG gene encoding tRNA uridine-5-carboxymethylaminomethyl(34) synthesis enzyme MnmG is translated as MQYEAGNYDVIVIGAGHAGSEAGLASARVGAKTLMITINLDMVAFMPCNPSVGGPAKGIVVREIDALGGEMGKNIDKTHIQMRMLNTAKGPAVRALRAQADKFLYQQEMKKTIEDQENLTLIQGMVEELIVENNVCTGVITKTGAVYRAKTVVITTGTYLRGEIILGELKYSSGPNNQQPSIRLSEHLEQLGFDLVRFKTGTPPRVNSSSIDYSKTEIQPGDEVPRAFSYETTKFITDQLPCWLTYTNEGTHQLIDENLHRSPMYSGMIKGTGPRYCPSIEDKVVRFNDKPRHQIFLEPEGRNTKEVYVQGLSTSLPEDVQVKILQTIPGLEKAEMMRAGYAIEYDAIVPTQLWPTLETKKIKNLYTAGQINGTSGYEEAAGQGLMAGINAGLNAMGKEELILSRSDAYIGVLIDDLVTKGTNEPYRLLTSRAEYRLLLRHDNADLRLTEIGFNIGMIKEERYNRFLMKKEAVEMEKERLKSNFIKPTKEVQEVITASGGSELKDGIRASDLLKRPEMDYSHIQKLAPSDVELSDEVTEQVEIQIKYEGYIEKSLQQVDRLKKMENKKIPENIDYDAISGLATEARQKLKQVHPLSVAQASRISGVNPADVSILLVYLEQGKIARVSQ
- the jag gene encoding RNA-binding cell elongation regulator Jag/EloR, translating into MKKVTATGQSVEEAVNLALAQLNSTKDRVEIEIEDEGKKGFFGLFGARKAIVHVTLPADPIEETLGFLKNVSVEMGVDAQIDVTRKGKNVTFHLSGDKIALLIGKRGQTLNSLQYLAQLVANRYSKQFLNITVDAEDYRNRRNDTLIQLAERMANKAMKTGKAVSLEPMPSYERKVIHNALLDYPKIKTTSSGTEPYRHLVITPVK
- the noc gene encoding nucleoid occlusion protein, which codes for MKHPFSRFFGFGEKEEEQLEMETPSNNNEEIRKISISDIVPNRFQPRTVFNDDKIAELAQTIHTHGIIQPIVVRAYGQGKYEIIAGERRFRAMQKLGWELAPAIIKDFTDTETASVALIENLQREELTPIEEALAYGKLLELHSLTQEALAQRLGIGQSTVANKLRLLKLPQEVQDALLQKQITERHARSLIPLKSPEKQLKLLLEIIEKGLNVKQTEEQVVKLLTGTVQKPKPKRKAFSKDMRIAVNTIRQSLNMVTDNGINLDAEEEEFEEYYQFTIKIPKKKT
- a CDS encoding DUF554 domain-containing protein codes for the protein MVLLGALVNGACILIGSILGRFLQHIPEKIKETVMSGIGLAVMVLGLQMGFKSDNFLVVILSIVGGAVLGEWMNLEARLNSLGNWLERRMKAKEGISISQGFVTATLIFGIGAMAIIGALDSGIRNDHDVLITKAIIDGFTALVLASTLGIGVLFSAFPVILYEGFIAIFSRQINTMIPTALMDSFILEMTATGGVMILAIGLNIIGLTKIRVANLLPGIMITAILVTFMYYV